One segment of Scyliorhinus torazame isolate Kashiwa2021f chromosome 14, sScyTor2.1, whole genome shotgun sequence DNA contains the following:
- the LOC140390538 gene encoding E3 ubiquitin-protein ligase TRIM39-like, giving the protein MLDVINPVSVTLDVETANPQLEVSEDLKSLRWTWTQRSLPETRKRFTHWFCVLGSEGFTSGRHYWEVEVTGNRRWILGVAAESVERKDPVSLIPETGFWTIGRFDDQFYINSSPGSRLRVGQIPGKVGVYLSYESGTVSFYNVDTKSHLHTFTGNKFTEKLYPFFGTWDENQFLRICSGSDPDWERGGATGW; this is encoded by the coding sequence TCTCTGTGACCCTGGATGTGGAAACAGCGAATCCCCAGCTCGAGGTGTCTGAGGATCTGAAGAGTTTGAGATGGACCTGGACCCAGAGGAGTCTCCCTGAGACCAGGAAGAGGTTTACACACTGGTTCTGtgtgctgggatcagagggattcacatcggggagacattactgggaggtggaggtgacGGGGAATCGGCGCTGGATTCTGGGAGTAgccgcagagtctgtggagaggaagGACCCGGTCAGTCTGATCCCAGAGACTGGATTCTGGACCATTGGGCGGTTTGATGATCAGTTTTATATAAATTCCTCTCCTGGATCCCGTCTCCGTGTCGGTCAGATCCCTGGGAAGGTGGGAGTTTATCTCAGTTATGAGTCTGGGACAGTTTCATTTTACAACGTGGACACCAAGTCCCATCTCCACACCTTCACCGGGAATAAATTCACTGAGAAACTTTATCCTTTCTTCGGGACTTGGGATGAAAACCAGTTTCTGAGAATCTGCTCCGGTTCTGATCCGGATTGGGAAAGGGGCGGGGCCACGGGGTGGTGA